One window from the genome of Pseudomonas sp. L5B5 encodes:
- the kynU gene encoding kynureninase, producing MIDKNHCLRLDEHDSLAPLRQRFALPEGVIYLDGNSLGARPVAAPERARQVIEQEWGEGLIRSWNSAGWRDLSQRLGDRLAPLIGADAGEVVITDTTSINLFKVLSAALRVQAERAPQRRVIVSESSNFPTDLYIAEGLTQLLQQGYSLRLVDSPEQVPAAIDQDTAVVMLTHVNYKTGHMHDMQQLTGLIHEAGALSIWDLAHSAGAVPVELKRCGADYAIGCTYKYLNGGPGSQAFAWVAPTLCDLVTQPLSGWFGHARQFDMATAYEPSSGIARYLCGTQPITSLAMVECGLEIFEQTDMQSLRRKSLALTDLFIELVEQRCAGHDLKLVTPRDHAKRGSHVSFEHPEGYAVIQALIARGVIGDYREPRIMRFGFTPLYTTFSEVWDAVQILGEILDARTWAQPQFQVRHSVT from the coding sequence ATGATCGATAAAAACCACTGCCTGCGTCTCGATGAACACGACTCGCTGGCGCCGCTGCGCCAACGCTTCGCCCTGCCCGAAGGGGTGATCTACCTCGATGGCAACTCCCTGGGCGCCCGTCCGGTGGCGGCCCCGGAGCGGGCCAGGCAGGTCATCGAACAGGAGTGGGGCGAGGGCCTGATCCGCAGCTGGAACAGCGCCGGCTGGCGCGACCTGTCCCAGCGCCTGGGCGATCGCCTGGCACCGCTGATCGGTGCCGACGCCGGTGAGGTGGTGATCACCGATACCACGTCGATCAACCTGTTCAAGGTCCTCAGCGCGGCCTTGCGGGTCCAAGCCGAGCGCGCGCCCCAGCGTCGAGTGATCGTCTCCGAGAGCAGCAACTTCCCCACCGACCTGTATATCGCCGAGGGCCTGACCCAACTGCTCCAGCAGGGTTATTCGCTGCGCCTGGTGGACAGCCCGGAGCAGGTGCCGGCAGCCATCGACCAGGACACCGCAGTGGTGATGCTCACCCACGTCAACTACAAGACCGGGCACATGCACGACATGCAGCAACTCACCGGGCTGATCCATGAGGCTGGCGCCCTGAGCATCTGGGACCTGGCCCACTCGGCCGGCGCGGTGCCGGTGGAGCTCAAGCGTTGTGGCGCCGACTACGCCATCGGCTGCACCTACAAGTACCTCAATGGCGGGCCCGGTTCCCAGGCCTTCGCCTGGGTCGCCCCGACACTCTGCGACCTGGTGACCCAGCCGCTGTCAGGCTGGTTTGGCCACGCCAGGCAATTCGACATGGCCACCGCCTACGAGCCCAGCAGCGGCATCGCCCGCTACCTGTGCGGTACCCAGCCGATCACCTCCCTGGCGATGGTCGAGTGCGGCCTGGAAATCTTCGAGCAGACCGACATGCAGAGCCTGCGCCGCAAGTCCCTGGCCCTGACCGACCTGTTCATCGAACTGGTGGAGCAGCGCTGCGCCGGCCATGACCTCAAGCTGGTGACCCCGCGTGACCACGCCAAGCGCGGCAGCCACGTGAGCTTCGAGCATCCCGAGGGTTATGCGGTGATCCAGGCCCTGATCGCCCGGGGCGTGATCGGCGACTATCGCGAGCCGCGGATCATGCGTTTCGGTTTCACCCCGCTGTACACCACCTTCAGCGAAGTCTGGGATGCGGTGCAGATCCTCGGCGAGATCCTCGATGCCAGGACCTGGGCCCAACCGCAATTCCAGGTGCGCCATAGCGTGACCTGA
- the antA gene encoding anthranilate 1,2-dioxygenase large subunit: MNGARNVEQWQEFIHGCLDFRPADGVFRIARDMFTEPELFDLEMELIFEKNWIYACHESELPNNHDFVTMRAGRQPMIITRDGEGRLNALINACQHRGTTLTRVGKGNQSTFTCPFHAWCYKSDGRLVKVKAPGEYAEGFDKATRGLKKARIESYKGFVFISLDVSAEDSLEDFLGDARIFFDMMVAQSPTGELEVLPGKSAYTYDGNWKLQNENGLDGYHVSTVHYNYVATVQHRQQVNLDNGAGSSATLDYSKLGAGDAETDDGWFAFANGHSVLFSEMPNPAVRSGYARIMPRLVEEYGQARAEWMMHRLRNLNIYPSLFFLDQISSQLRIIRPIAWNKTEIVSQCIGVKGESDADRENRIRQFEDFFNVSGMGTPDDLVEFREAQRGFQGRLERWSDVSRGHHRWATGPTANSENLGIQPAMTGTEITHEGLYVNQHQNWQKFLLDGLQRQPLKLREV; encoded by the coding sequence ATGAATGGTGCAAGAAACGTCGAGCAATGGCAGGAGTTCATCCACGGCTGCCTGGATTTTCGTCCTGCGGACGGGGTGTTCCGCATTGCCCGGGACATGTTCACCGAGCCCGAGCTGTTCGACCTGGAAATGGAGCTGATCTTCGAGAAGAACTGGATCTACGCCTGCCACGAGAGCGAACTGCCCAACAACCATGACTTCGTCACGATGCGCGCCGGGCGCCAGCCGATGATCATCACCCGCGACGGCGAGGGCCGGCTCAATGCGCTGATCAATGCCTGCCAGCATCGCGGCACGACCCTGACCCGGGTCGGCAAGGGCAACCAGTCCACCTTCACTTGTCCGTTCCACGCCTGGTGCTACAAGAGCGATGGACGCCTGGTGAAGGTCAAGGCCCCCGGGGAATACGCCGAAGGCTTCGACAAGGCCACCCGTGGCCTGAAGAAAGCGCGCATCGAAAGCTACAAGGGATTTGTCTTCATCAGCCTGGACGTGAGCGCCGAAGACTCCCTCGAGGACTTCCTGGGCGATGCCAGGATCTTCTTCGACATGATGGTCGCCCAGTCGCCCACCGGTGAGCTGGAAGTACTGCCGGGCAAGTCCGCCTACACCTACGACGGCAACTGGAAGCTGCAGAACGAGAACGGCCTGGACGGTTATCACGTCAGTACCGTGCACTACAACTACGTGGCCACGGTGCAGCACCGCCAGCAGGTCAACCTCGACAACGGCGCCGGCAGCAGCGCCACCCTGGACTACAGCAAGCTCGGCGCCGGCGATGCCGAAACCGACGATGGCTGGTTCGCCTTCGCCAACGGTCACAGTGTGCTGTTCAGCGAAATGCCCAACCCGGCGGTGCGCTCCGGTTATGCCCGCATCATGCCGCGCCTGGTGGAAGAGTACGGCCAGGCCAGGGCCGAGTGGATGATGCACCGCCTGCGTAACCTGAACATCTACCCCAGCCTGTTCTTCCTCGACCAGATCAGCTCGCAGCTGCGGATCATTCGCCCCATTGCCTGGAACAAGACGGAGATCGTCAGCCAGTGCATCGGGGTCAAGGGCGAGAGCGACGCCGACCGGGAAAACCGCATCCGCCAGTTCGAGGACTTCTTCAACGTCTCGGGCATGGGCACGCCGGACGACCTGGTGGAGTTTCGCGAGGCCCAGCGCGGCTTCCAGGGGCGCCTGGAGCGCTGGAGCGATGTCTCGCGCGGCCATCACCGCTGGGCCACCGGCCCCACCGCCAACAGCGAGAACCTGGGCATCCAGCCGGCCATGACCGGCACCGAGATCACCCACGAAGGGCTGTACGTCAACCAGCACCAGAACTGGCAGAAATTCCTCCTCGATGGCCTGCAGCGCCAGCCCTTGAAACTGCGTGAGGTATGA
- the antC gene encoding anthranilate 1,2-dioxygenase electron transfer component AntC yields MTHKVAFSFADGKTLFFPVQANEILLDAALRNGIKIPLDCREGVCGTCQGRCESGQYSQDYVDDEALSAQDLAQRKMLSCQTRVQSDAAFYFDFDSSLCHSAEPVRYRASVQEVRQVSDSTAILRLALDDNPAALDFLPGQYARLSIPGTSSSRAYSFANRPAADHQLQFLIRLLPDGTMSNYIRERCQVGDTLELEAPLGAFYLRQISRPLVLVAGGTGLSALLAMLEQVAEQGCQHPVHLYYGVRQSADLCELERIHAYGERLPGFRFTPVISDVDPAWTGKRGYITEHFDTEALRADDADMYVCGPPPMVDSIRTWQQEQGLGRVQLYYERFTQSNI; encoded by the coding sequence ATGACGCACAAGGTCGCGTTCAGCTTTGCCGACGGCAAGACCCTGTTCTTCCCGGTGCAAGCCAATGAAATACTGCTCGACGCCGCCCTGCGCAACGGCATCAAGATCCCCCTGGACTGCCGCGAAGGCGTCTGCGGCACGTGCCAGGGTCGCTGCGAGTCGGGCCAGTACAGCCAGGACTACGTGGACGACGAAGCCCTGTCGGCGCAGGACCTGGCACAACGCAAGATGCTCAGTTGCCAGACCCGGGTGCAGTCCGATGCGGCGTTCTACTTCGACTTCGATTCCAGCCTTTGCCACAGCGCCGAACCGGTACGCTACCGGGCCTCGGTGCAGGAGGTCCGCCAGGTCTCGGACAGCACGGCGATCCTGCGCCTGGCGCTGGACGACAACCCGGCTGCGCTGGACTTCCTGCCCGGGCAGTACGCCCGCCTGAGCATTCCCGGCACCAGCAGCAGCCGCGCCTACTCGTTCGCCAACCGGCCGGCAGCAGACCATCAGCTGCAGTTCCTGATCCGCCTGTTGCCCGACGGCACCATGAGCAACTACATCCGCGAGCGCTGCCAGGTGGGCGATACCCTGGAGCTGGAAGCACCGCTGGGGGCGTTCTACCTGCGCCAGATCAGCCGTCCACTGGTGCTGGTTGCCGGCGGCACCGGATTGTCGGCCTTGCTGGCGATGCTCGAACAGGTCGCCGAGCAAGGCTGCCAGCACCCGGTGCACTTGTATTACGGCGTCCGCCAGAGCGCCGACCTGTGCGAGCTGGAACGCATCCACGCCTACGGCGAGCGTCTGCCGGGGTTTCGCTTCACGCCGGTGATCAGCGACGTCGATCCGGCCTGGACCGGCAAGCGCGGTTACATCACCGAGCACTTCGACACCGAGGCACTGCGTGCCGACGACGCCGACATGTATGTCTGCGGGCCACCTCCCATGGTCGATTCGATCCGAACTTGGCAGCAAGAACAGGGACTTGGGCGCGTTCAGCTTTACTATGAGAGGTTCACGCAGAGTAATATCTGA
- a CDS encoding benzoate/H(+) symporter BenE family transporter, which produces MTGTTAGLRPSDFFSPTVAALISVLVNYGGTFVLVLQAAEMAHLSPAQTASWVWAVSVGVGVTGLWLSLRYRAPIITAWSTPGAAFLASVLPNTPYAEVIGAYLISALGFIVLGLSGAFDKLVRMIPQGIAAGLLAGILLQFGINAFGGASSDPWLVIVLLVSYALLRRFTSRFAVVGILFIGLGLLVGQQRIDFGALQLSLATPLFSAPQFSFQALLGVALPLFIITLTGQYMPGMLVLRNDGFPTSANPLLSVTGLGSLLMAPFGAHAFNVAAITAAICTGKDAHPDPGKRYLAGIACGLLYILVGTFGVTLASLFLVLPKAFIGTLAGLALLGAIGGSLGNAMADARTRETALITFLATAANVTLLGIGGAFWGLLAGLTAHLLIHGRHWPFAGKAARS; this is translated from the coding sequence ATGACCGGAACAACCGCAGGCCTCAGGCCAAGCGACTTTTTTTCACCCACCGTGGCAGCGCTGATCTCGGTGCTGGTGAACTACGGCGGAACCTTCGTGCTGGTGCTCCAAGCTGCGGAAATGGCCCACCTCTCGCCCGCCCAGACCGCCTCCTGGGTCTGGGCGGTGTCGGTGGGCGTGGGCGTCACCGGGCTGTGGCTGAGCCTGCGCTACCGCGCGCCGATCATCACGGCCTGGTCGACACCGGGCGCGGCGTTCCTGGCCAGCGTATTGCCCAACACGCCATACGCCGAAGTGATCGGCGCCTACCTGATCTCGGCCCTGGGCTTCATTGTGCTGGGCCTGTCCGGGGCGTTCGACAAGCTGGTGCGCATGATTCCCCAGGGAATCGCAGCGGGCCTGCTGGCCGGCATCCTGCTGCAGTTCGGGATCAACGCGTTTGGCGGCGCCAGCAGCGATCCCTGGCTGGTGATCGTGCTGCTGGTGTCCTATGCATTGCTGCGACGCTTCACCTCGCGGTTTGCCGTGGTGGGCATCCTGTTCATCGGCCTGGGGTTGCTGGTGGGCCAGCAGCGGATCGACTTCGGTGCCCTGCAACTGAGCCTGGCCACGCCGCTGTTCAGTGCCCCGCAATTCTCGTTCCAGGCCCTGCTCGGGGTAGCCCTGCCGCTGTTCATCATTACCCTGACCGGCCAGTACATGCCGGGCATGCTGGTGCTGCGCAACGATGGGTTTCCCACCAGCGCCAACCCGCTGCTCTCGGTGACGGGGCTGGGCTCGCTGCTGATGGCACCGTTCGGCGCCCACGCCTTCAACGTCGCGGCGATCACTGCCGCCATCTGTACCGGCAAGGACGCCCACCCGGACCCGGGCAAGCGTTACCTGGCCGGTATCGCCTGCGGGCTGCTGTACATCCTGGTGGGCACCTTCGGAGTGACCCTCGCGAGCCTGTTCCTGGTGCTGCCCAAGGCCTTCATCGGCACCCTGGCGGGCCTGGCGCTGCTGGGCGCCATCGGCGGCAGCCTGGGCAACGCCATGGCCGATGCCAGGACCCGGGAAACAGCGCTGATCACCTTCCTCGCCACGGCCGCCAACGTCACCTTGCTGGGCATCGGCGGTGCGTTCTGGGGACTGCTCGCCGGCTTGACCGCGCATCTGCTGATCCATGGCCGGCATTGGCCGTTCGCTGGCAAGGCTGCCCGCTCATGA
- a CDS encoding amino acid permease: MTTTNKGFEAISNREHGLRRQLTAGQMSMIAIGGAIGTGLFMGSAYAIGYAGPSVLLSYAIGALITLLLMGCLAEMTVAHSTSGSFGAYAEFYIGPLAGFLVRYAYWAAIVLAVGAEVTAIAMYMKYWFANVPEWVWIISFSSVLILLNAISVKTFGNFEYWFSTIKIAAIVGFIILAVYVVFGSGNPDYGVHNYSAHGGFFPNGFQGMWIAVIVSIFSYLSVEMIAVAAGEAKDPQRAVKQAFRATIVRLVVFYLLTLALMLAIVPWVQAGKSQSPFVTVMQTIGIPGATGVMNFVILIAALSAMNSQLYITTRMMFSLSRAGYAPKSMGALSKTGIPLNALLLSSSGIALATLINVFYPESSFALMMAISMFGAIFTWFMIFLTHYCFRRYHQRHGEQQLSFRMRLFPYSTLLGLFLMGAVMITTFFTDAFKMTLVFGVPFLLLLSLVYWVFFRRPRSTAALSQV, encoded by the coding sequence GTGACCACCACCAACAAGGGTTTCGAAGCGATTTCCAATCGCGAGCACGGCCTGAGGCGGCAGCTGACCGCCGGCCAGATGAGCATGATCGCCATCGGTGGAGCCATAGGTACCGGGCTGTTCATGGGCAGCGCCTATGCCATCGGTTATGCCGGGCCCAGCGTGCTGCTCAGCTATGCCATCGGCGCCCTGATCACCCTGCTGCTGATGGGTTGCCTGGCGGAAATGACGGTGGCCCATTCAACCTCCGGCTCCTTCGGTGCCTATGCCGAGTTCTACATCGGACCCCTGGCCGGTTTCCTGGTGCGCTACGCCTACTGGGCGGCCATCGTCCTTGCGGTGGGGGCCGAGGTCACGGCCATCGCCATGTACATGAAGTACTGGTTCGCCAACGTTCCGGAGTGGGTGTGGATCATCTCCTTCTCCAGCGTGCTGATCCTGCTCAACGCCATCAGCGTGAAGACCTTCGGCAACTTCGAATACTGGTTCTCCACCATCAAGATCGCCGCCATCGTCGGCTTCATCATCTTGGCGGTGTACGTGGTGTTCGGCTCCGGCAACCCCGATTACGGAGTGCATAACTACAGCGCTCACGGCGGCTTCTTTCCCAATGGTTTTCAGGGCATGTGGATCGCGGTGATCGTGTCGATCTTCAGCTACCTGAGCGTGGAGATGATCGCGGTGGCGGCCGGGGAGGCCAAGGACCCGCAGCGCGCGGTGAAGCAGGCGTTTCGCGCCACCATCGTGCGCCTGGTGGTGTTCTACCTGCTGACCCTGGCACTGATGCTGGCCATCGTGCCCTGGGTCCAGGCGGGCAAATCCCAGAGTCCGTTCGTCACGGTGATGCAGACCATCGGCATTCCCGGGGCCACTGGGGTGATGAACTTCGTGATCCTGATCGCCGCGCTGTCGGCCATGAACAGCCAGCTGTACATCACCACGCGGATGATGTTCAGCCTGTCCCGCGCCGGTTATGCGCCCAAGTCCATGGGCGCCTTGAGCAAGACCGGGATCCCGCTCAATGCCCTGCTGCTGTCCAGCTCCGGCATTGCCCTGGCGACCCTGATCAACGTGTTCTACCCGGAAAGCTCATTCGCCCTGATGATGGCGATCTCGATGTTCGGCGCGATCTTCACCTGGTTCATGATCTTCCTCACCCACTACTGCTTCCGGCGCTACCACCAGCGCCATGGCGAGCAGCAGCTGTCGTTCCGCATGCGCCTGTTCCCCTACAGCACCCTGCTGGGGTTGTTCCTGATGGGGGCGGTGATGATCACTACCTTCTTCACCGACGCGTTCAAGATGACCCTGGTGTTCGGCGTGCCGTTCCTGCTGTTGCTGAGCCTGGTCTACTGGGTGTTCTTCCGCCGACCCAGGAGCACGGCCGCGTTGTCGCAAGTCTGA
- a CDS encoding amino acid permease → MPESRESVLITTRRERKLVDQTLKQGELKRGLKNRHIQLIALGGAIGTGLFLGSAGVLKSAGPSMILGYAIAGFIAFLIMRQLGEMIVEEPVAGSFSHFAHKYWGGYFGFLAGWNYWVLYVLVGMAELTAVGKYVQFWWPEIPTWVSAAVFFVLVNLINMMNVKFYGEAEFWFAIIKVVAIVGMIVLGCYMLFSGSGGAQASVSNLWSHGGFFPNGGSGLLMAMAFIMFSFGGLELVGITAAEAAEPRKVIPKAINQVVYRVLIFYVGALAVLLSLYPWDELLVSLNAGGDAYSSSPFVKIFALIGSDAAAQVLNFVVLTAALSVYNSGVYCNSRMLYGLAEQGDAPRALMKLNKQGVPILALGISALITLLCVLVNYLAPHEALELLFALVVAALMINWALISLTHLRFRKAMAEQGVVPSFRAFWSPLSNYLCLAFMVMIVGVMWMIPGIRASVYAIPVWVALIWVFYRLSRARKAAQPALR, encoded by the coding sequence ATGCCTGAATCCCGGGAATCGGTTCTGATAACAACTAGAAGAGAGCGCAAGTTAGTGGATCAAACCTTGAAGCAGGGTGAACTCAAGCGTGGCTTGAAGAATCGCCATATCCAGCTGATCGCCCTGGGCGGGGCGATCGGCACCGGACTATTCCTCGGCTCGGCCGGGGTCCTGAAGTCCGCCGGCCCCTCGATGATCCTGGGTTATGCGATTGCCGGATTCATTGCCTTCCTGATCATGCGCCAACTGGGCGAGATGATCGTCGAGGAGCCGGTAGCCGGTTCCTTCAGCCATTTCGCCCACAAGTACTGGGGCGGCTACTTCGGCTTCCTCGCCGGCTGGAACTACTGGGTGCTGTATGTGCTGGTGGGCATGGCCGAACTCACCGCGGTGGGCAAGTACGTGCAGTTCTGGTGGCCGGAAATCCCGACCTGGGTCAGCGCGGCCGTGTTCTTCGTGCTGGTGAACCTGATCAACATGATGAACGTGAAGTTCTATGGCGAAGCCGAGTTCTGGTTCGCCATCATCAAGGTGGTGGCCATCGTCGGCATGATCGTGCTGGGTTGCTACATGCTGTTCAGCGGCAGCGGCGGCGCCCAGGCCTCGGTAAGCAACCTGTGGTCCCATGGCGGTTTCTTTCCCAATGGCGGCAGCGGCCTGCTGATGGCCATGGCCTTCATCATGTTCTCCTTCGGCGGCCTGGAGCTGGTGGGCATCACCGCGGCCGAAGCCGCCGAACCGCGCAAGGTGATTCCCAAGGCGATCAACCAGGTGGTCTACCGGGTACTGATCTTCTACGTCGGCGCCCTGGCGGTGCTCTTGTCGCTGTACCCGTGGGACGAGCTGCTGGTGAGCCTCAACGCTGGCGGCGATGCCTACAGCAGCAGCCCCTTCGTGAAGATCTTCGCGCTGATCGGCAGCGATGCCGCGGCGCAGGTCCTCAACTTCGTGGTCCTGACGGCGGCGCTCTCGGTGTACAACAGCGGCGTGTACTGCAACAGCCGCATGCTCTACGGCCTGGCCGAACAGGGCGACGCACCCAGGGCGCTGATGAAGCTCAACAAGCAGGGCGTGCCGATCCTGGCCCTGGGCATTTCCGCACTGATCACCCTGCTCTGCGTGCTGGTCAACTACCTGGCCCCGCATGAAGCGCTGGAGTTGCTGTTCGCCCTGGTGGTGGCTGCGCTGATGATCAACTGGGCACTGATCAGCCTGACCCACCTGCGCTTTCGCAAGGCCATGGCCGAGCAAGGCGTGGTGCCGTCATTCAGGGCTTTCTGGTCGCCGCTGAGCAACTACCTGTGCCTGGCCTTCATGGTGATGATCGTGGGCGTGATGTGGATGATCCCGGGCATCCGCGCCTCGGTGTATGCGATCCCGGTGTGGGTCGCGCTGATCTGGGTGTTCTACCGCTTGAGCCGGGCCAGGAAGGCCGCACAACCGGCCCTGCGCTGA
- a CDS encoding MerR family transcriptional regulator, whose product MYIGQAARLSGTTIKSIRHYEAIGLLPEAPRQGRYRLYDAQSVEQLMFIKCAQQLGFKLRELQQVFATHQGQAFPWDQAQAALAQKKRELQCQIDELQQLHARLDAFEISLHQAREECPLGL is encoded by the coding sequence ATGTACATCGGCCAAGCCGCGCGATTGTCCGGAACCACCATCAAGAGCATTCGCCACTACGAAGCCATCGGCCTGTTGCCCGAAGCGCCACGCCAAGGCCGCTATCGACTCTACGACGCGCAGAGCGTCGAGCAACTGATGTTCATCAAGTGCGCCCAGCAGCTGGGGTTCAAGCTCAGGGAACTGCAGCAGGTATTCGCCACCCACCAGGGCCAGGCGTTCCCCTGGGACCAGGCCCAGGCGGCCCTGGCGCAGAAGAAGCGTGAACTGCAATGCCAGATCGATGAACTGCAACAGTTGCACGCCCGGCTCGACGCCTTCGAGATCAGCCTGCACCAGGCTCGTGAGGAGTGCCCCCTGGGCCTCTAG
- a CDS encoding AraC family transcriptional regulator, protein MNSKADGQLRDIRVDHYDLEGARSWMSGICGPHRLETATPGRIRFHHSAHVLRSRATTLGIIEYGTDVVVDIEDIERFSSYSLSLPLCGQQELSKDGRLLRSDSAHGVIIAPNESQVLAISGDCRKLQVVISRPAMAEALEALLQRPVQEPLRFEPGMDALQGATASWWRMARHFIGELAQGNELYEQLAFTREIENSLIKGLILAQPNNYSSELREMLGVKLPHYLVRARQYLQEHAREAVRLEDLEAAAGVSRFKLFEAFGKYFALSPMAYLKRHRLNGVRQEILEYGAARNISEIALGWGFTHLGRFAAEYRKVFDEAPSATLQRRPARG, encoded by the coding sequence ATGAACAGCAAGGCTGATGGACAGTTGCGCGATATTCGTGTCGACCACTACGACCTCGAGGGCGCCAGGAGCTGGATGTCGGGCATATGCGGCCCGCACCGCCTGGAGACCGCGACCCCGGGGCGGATTCGCTTTCACCACAGCGCCCATGTGCTCAGGTCGCGGGCCACGACCCTGGGCATCATCGAGTACGGCACCGACGTGGTGGTGGACATCGAGGACATCGAACGCTTCAGCAGCTACAGCCTGAGCCTGCCGCTGTGTGGCCAGCAGGAACTGAGCAAGGACGGCCGGCTGCTGCGTTCGGACAGCGCCCATGGGGTGATCATCGCCCCCAACGAGAGCCAGGTGCTGGCCATCTCCGGCGACTGTCGCAAGCTTCAGGTGGTGATCTCCCGCCCGGCCATGGCCGAGGCCCTGGAGGCCCTGCTGCAACGTCCTGTGCAGGAGCCGCTGCGCTTCGAGCCGGGCATGGACGCGCTGCAGGGGGCGACGGCTTCCTGGTGGCGCATGGCCCGGCACTTCATCGGCGAACTGGCCCAGGGCAACGAACTTTACGAGCAACTGGCCTTCACCCGGGAAATCGAGAACTCGCTGATCAAGGGCCTGATCCTGGCCCAGCCCAACAATTACTCCAGCGAGTTGCGGGAGATGCTTGGGGTCAAGCTGCCGCACTACCTGGTGCGGGCCCGCCAGTACCTGCAGGAGCATGCCCGCGAGGCGGTGCGCCTGGAGGACCTGGAAGCCGCTGCCGGGGTCTCGCGCTTCAAGCTGTTCGAAGCCTTTGGCAAGTACTTCGCGCTGTCGCCGATGGCCTATCTCAAGCGCCATCGGCTCAACGGCGTACGTCAGGAAATCCTCGAGTATGGCGCAGCGCGCAATATCTCCGAGATTGCCCTGGGCTGGGGCTTCACCCATTTGGGGCGGTTTGCCGCCGAATATCGCAAGGTGTTCGACGAAGCCCCCAGCGCCACGCTCCAGCGCCGCCCCGCCCGCGGCTGA
- a CDS encoding Lrp/AsnC family transcriptional regulator — translation MTLDATDLRILHYLQQDGRISNQELAEKVALSPSACLRRLRMLEGDGIISGYRAQLNAERLGIELEAIVHVSLRQDVEGWHETFIAKVQQWPEVMTAYVITGASNYVLRIQARNLKHFSDFIVNHLNRASGVTDIRSEIVLQKIKEQNSLLDLVPRK, via the coding sequence ATGACTCTCGACGCCACCGACTTGCGCATCCTGCATTACCTGCAACAGGACGGGCGCATCAGCAACCAGGAACTGGCCGAGAAAGTCGCCCTGTCGCCCTCGGCATGCCTGCGCCGGCTGCGCATGCTCGAAGGTGACGGAATCATCAGCGGCTACCGTGCCCAGCTCAACGCCGAACGCCTGGGGATCGAGCTGGAAGCCATCGTTCATGTGTCCCTGCGCCAGGACGTGGAAGGCTGGCACGAGACCTTCATCGCCAAGGTCCAGCAATGGCCGGAAGTGATGACGGCCTACGTGATCACCGGGGCCAGCAACTACGTGCTGCGCATCCAGGCGCGCAACCTCAAGCATTTCTCGGATTTCATCGTCAACCACCTGAACCGCGCCAGCGGGGTCACCGACATCCGTTCGGAAATCGTCCTGCAGAAGATCAAGGAGCAGAACAGCCTGCTGGACCTGGTACCGCGCAAGTAA
- the antB gene encoding anthranilate 1,2-dioxygenase small subunit gives MNAQLQYRIEQFFYRKSELCDAQDWDAYLQLFAVDSEFHLPQWDSEHVYTQDPKREMSLIYYANRSGLEDRVFRLRTGKAASTIPMPRTLHLVSNLRIAEGEHGHLQVRLNWHTLFYRLATSEDFYGHATYDLKPHGDSWLIQRKHVLLLNDRINSVLDFYHL, from the coding sequence ATGAATGCGCAATTGCAGTACCGGATCGAACAATTCTTCTACCGCAAGTCCGAGCTGTGCGATGCCCAGGACTGGGACGCCTACCTGCAGCTGTTTGCCGTGGACAGTGAATTCCACCTGCCGCAATGGGATTCGGAACATGTCTACACCCAGGACCCGAAACGCGAGATGTCGCTGATCTACTACGCCAACCGTTCGGGGCTGGAGGACCGGGTGTTCCGCCTGCGCACCGGCAAGGCGGCCTCCACCATCCCGATGCCGCGCACCCTGCACCTGGTCAGCAACCTGCGGATCGCCGAGGGCGAGCACGGCCACCTGCAGGTGCGCCTGAACTGGCACACGCTGTTCTATCGCCTGGCCACCTCCGAGGACTTCTACGGCCACGCCACCTACGACCTCAAGCCCCATGGCGACAGCTGGCTGATCCAGCGCAAGCATGTGCTGCTGCTCAACGACCGGATCAACTCGGTGCTCGATTTCTACCACCTCTGA